The sequence TGTCCTCCTCTCTTTGATTTCCCTACAACTACAACCAAAGATTGGAGCACAAAGCTGGCCGCTTTGTCTACTTTTACAGAAATTAGCCTACACTACCTTTGGGCTGGACTACTATCGGCTCTTACAGGACTGATCGGGGTTCTTATAGGACTTATCTCGATCCTATTTCGATAGCGAGGGTTTCGGCATCACCCATTGCCGCAATTGTCGCGAATCCGCCTATTCATCAAATCACTCAGACCCGCCCGGCTGTTTCTCCTCTGGAACGAACGACTCCAGAATTGCGATGAGCGGCGGCAGGTCTTGCGTCACAATTTCCCAGAGGACATCAAAATCCACTGCGTCATAGCCGTGGATGAGGCGATTTCGCATGCTCACAATCTGTGACCACGGAATATTCGGACACGCGGACTGCTCCTCCTTGCTCACCCGGCTCGCCGCTTCCCCGACCACTTCGAGCAAGCGAGTAAGCGAAAGGTTCAAACTTCGGTCCGAGTCGAGGTCGCCCCGCATCCTTCCCCGAGCCATGGATACCGCCTCCCTTGCGTGATCGAGCATGTGGCGGTATCGCGTGAGGTCATCGTGTCTGGTCATACAGGACTTCGGCCTCGGATAACACCTCGTCGCGGAAATAACGGCTGAGAAATTGTGGCGTGTGCAAATCGACTTTTCGCCCCAGCAGATGGCAAAGCTTTCGCTCGATGTCGAAAAATGCAAGTCCGGGCACGTGTCCTGCCTCAAACTCGACAAGCACATCAATATCGCTGTTGGGCGTAAAATCCTCGCGCAACACGGACCCAAAAAAGGAGAGTTTCTTAATGTGGTGCCTGCGGCAGAACTCCGCAATCTTTTCCTTTTCTATCGATATTTGAATCATGGCTACCTCTCGGAAGAGGGATGAACCCATTCATTCTTCCTCATAAATTTAACCGAAACAGCGAAGGAAAAGCAAGATTATTACCGTTTAACTGAACCACCCGTCGATTCGTGGCGGCCTCGGCCAGTGAAAGTGAGAAAATTGGTTCGGTCTCGCAGCTACCATGGTCTTGGATATTTCGGATATTCGGGATAGAATAGTTAAAAGAGAACGCGCCAAAGATTCAAATGTATATCCATCCAAAGAAATACGACGTAATCGTGATCGGGGCAGGCCATGCCGGCTGCGAGGCGGCGCTTGCCGCCGCGAAGATGGGCTGCGATACGCTGCTTCTGACGATCTCGCTTGATACCTTGGCCCAAATGTCGTGTAATCCTGCGATCGGCGGACTGGCTAAAGGGCAGTTGACTCGCGAGATTGACGCACTGGGCGGCGCCATGGCAAAAGTGATCGACGCTACCGGCATCCAGTTCCGGATGCTGAACCGGGGCAAAGGTCCGGCGGTTTGGGCGCCGCGCGCCCAGGCCGATAAAAAAGCGTATCAGCTCAAGATGAAGCATTTCCTCGAGGAGGCCGCCGGGCTGGACCTCAAGCAGGCGCTGGTCGAGGAGATAACCATTCGCGATGGCAGGGTCGACGGCGTAATCACACAGACCGGAACGAAATTCGAGGGCCGCGCGGTGATCGTCACGGCCGGCACTTTTCTGCGCGGATTGATCCATGTGGGGCTTTCCCAGCATGAGGCTGGAAGAGCGGGTGAATTCCCGTCGAGACACCTGTCGGATTCGCTCGAAAGCCTCGGTTTCACGCTTGAGCGCCTGAAAACCGGCACGCCGCCGCGCATCAATAGTAATACAGTCGATTTCACGGCTTTCACTGAGCAGCCAGGCGATGTGCCGCCGCCGCCATTTTCGTTCTCGACCGAAAAGATCGAGCGCCCGCAGGTGCCATGCTATCTCGGATACACCAATGAGAGCACGCATCGGATCATTCGCGAAAATCTCGACCGCTCGCCGCTTTACAGCGGGAAAATCCGCGGAATCGGCCCCCGCTATTGCCCATCGATAGAAGATAAAGTGGTGAAGTTTCCCGATAAGCTGCAGCACCAATTATTTCTTGAGCCGGAGGGACTGGAGACCGACGAGCTTTACTGCAACGGCATATCAACCAGTCTGCCCGAAGACGTGCAGGTCAAGATCGTTCAGAGCATCCGAGGTCTTGAGCACGCCGAGATCATGCGATACGGTTATGCGATCGAGTACGACTTCGCGCCACCCTCGCAGATCAGGGCAACGATGGAGACCCGGCGGGTCGAGAACTTGTATTTTGCCGGCCAGATCAACGGGACATCAGGTTATGAAGAAGCCGCCGCGCAGGGACTTATGGCTGGAATCAATGCGGCTTTGAAGCTGAGAGGTGAGCCGCCTCTCGTGCTTGAACGCTCGCAAGCCTATATCGGCGTTCTCATCGACGACCTGATCACCAAGGAAATCCACGAGCCGTACCGCATGTTTACCGCGCGGGCGGAATACCGCCTGCTTCTGCGGCAGGACAATGCCGATCTGCGTCTGACGCCACTGGGCCACAACCTCGGGCTGATCGACGGACGGGCGATGGACCGACTGCAGAAGAAATGCGAGCGCATCGAGGATGAGATGAATCGGTTGAAGTCGGTGCGGCTGAATCCGGCGCCGGCCATCGAGAAATTTCTTCTCGAACGCGGCACGGGGCCGCTTCGGGACGGGACGACGCTCGAGCAACTCTTGAGGCGGCCCGAACTCGACATCTCCGATGTCTATATGCTGGCCGGAGCATCCATACCCGAACGGGACGTGGCCGAACAACTGCAGATTTCAGTGAAGTATGAAGGATATATCAAGCGCCAACTCGCGCACATCGAGAAGCTGAAGCGGCTGGAGGATTCGCTCATTCCCGATTCCTTCGATTACGGGCGGGTGCACGGCCTGTCGACGGAGGCGAGGGAAAAGCTTTCGCGGCTGCGCCCGATGTCGCTCGGGCAGGCCTCCCGCATCTCGGGCGTCAGCCCATCGGACATTTCGATATTGATGATTTACTTGAAGGCGTGACTGAGGTATCGTTGCACTCAATCGCTGGGCTGGGGTTCGCGTGCGACTTCTTCGCAAAGTCTTCGGCTGGTTTCGGCGAGGTCAAAGAAACTCTTCTTTTTCAGCAGATCGAGCAGATGGTTTTGCGCGTCGCGCCACACGGAATGAACGGCGCAGGTGGGCCGCTGCTCGCACATCTGTCCGTTGCCAAGACACATATTGAGAGAGATCGGCCCTTCAATCGCCTCGACCACATCGAGAAGGGAGATGTCGCGAGGGTCCTTGATCAACATGAATCCGCCGCCCGTGCCGCGGGACGAGCTGACGATGCCCGCCCGCGCCAGGTTCTGAAATATTTTGGAGAGAAAACTCGGCGGTATTTGCTGGCGCTCGGAAATTTCACCAAGCAGGCAAACGGATCCTTCCGCTTGCAAGCTGAGGTATAGTACGCCTCGAATGGCGTATTCGGCGGCGCGGGTTATCTGCATCGCGTTCCCCCCTTTTTAAACAATTGCCACCTTACTATAGCAACGAAAAGCGCCAGTGTAAATGTCTTTTGCAAAGAAAAAGACCGAAAAAAACAAGAATCAGATGCCTGCAATCACGTAGAAGATCTTAAGAGGAACGCCCAGAATCCCCCTGAATATTCCCACATATAAAAAAAGTATTAATAGAATAAATCCATATCGCTCGAGCTTCTGAAACTGCCAGGCGGCGCGGCGAGGGAGGAAATGAAAGAGTACGCGCGAGCCGTCCAGCGGCGGGATCGGCACCAGGTTAAACACGGCCAGGACCACGTTAATGGTCATCAAATAGTACAGCAGCTTCAGGATTATGCCTGCCACGGCGCTGCCCATAAACAACCCGCTGAATGTGGTGATCGTTCTGAAGATGGAGGCCGCCAGGAGCGCAAGCAGGAGGTTGGCGGTTATCCCTGAGAGCGAGACCAGGATATCGTCGCGCCTGTAGGAGCGGAAGCGGCTCGGATTCACCGGGACAGGCTTGGCCCATCCAAACAGGAAGCGGGCGCCCATCACGAGGCCCAGCAGTGGGAAAATGATTGTGCCTATGGGATCGATATGAACGATGGGATTGAGCGTCAACCTGCCGGAAAGCCTGGCGGTATCGTCGCCGCACATGTAGGCTGTCCAGGCATGGGCAACTTCGTGAAAGCATGCCGAAAACAGCAGCACCACATATAAAGGAAGTAATTCCACCAAATCAGGCATTTATTTATTTCCTCTTCCCTGCTTCTCTCAATGTTTCAGCTTGGCCGTCTCGGCGAACCGGGTGAAGGCTTCCCGCTCGGCCTCGCTGAGCGATTCGGGAATCTGGACGCGCACTTCGACGTAATGGTCGCCCCTGCCGGGCCCGCGCAGCTTCTTTATGCCTCTACCCTTGAGCCGAAGCTTCTTTCCGGGTTGCATGCCGGGAGGGATCCTAAGCTGAACCGGTCCGTCCAGTGTCTCCACCTGAACGCGGGCGCCGAGGACTGCCTGCGCAAGATTGATCGTCACTTCCGAATAGATGTCGCTCCCCTTGCGCTTCAAGCGCGGATGCTGGCGCACGCGCACGGTCAGGATCAGATCGCCCGGCGGGCCTCCCTGCGTGCCTTTTTGTCCCTGACCGGCAACCCGAATCTTTGAGCCGTCGCTGACGCCCGGAGGAATATTCACCGCGATCGAGCGGGTACCCGACACGGCTCCAGTGCCGCCGCAGCGGGTGCATGCGCTGCCGCCCACGGTTCCGCGTCCCAGGCACGTGGGGCAGGGCCGGCTGATTGAAAATGCCCCCTGACTGGTCGCAACATTGCCGCGTCCCTGGCATGTCGGGCACGTTTTGGAGCCCGATCCAGGCTCCATTCCAGAGCCATTGCAGCGGGAGCAGTCTTCCTCACGGGATATCTGGAAAGTCATTTTTCCGCCGGAAACGGCCTGCTCGAATGGGACCTCTATTTCCGCTTGAGCATCCTCGCCTCTCGCAGGGCCGTGGGCTCCGCGTCCCGCGCGCGGGCCGGCCCCGAAGCCGAAAATGGAGCTGAAAAGATCTCCCAGATCGCCGAAGCCGGAAAGGTCTTCATACCGAAATTGGGCGCCACCTCCCGGCCGAGTCGTGTAGCCCTGGAAACCACCGGGCCCGAATCCGGCAAATGCGCCATCCCGCATCTGGTCGTACTGTTTCTTCTTGGTCTCATCTCCCAGGACGTCGTAAGCTTCCTGAACCTGCTTAAATTTCTCTTCGGCCGCCTTATTATTCGGGTTGCGGTCGGGATGGTACTTCTTCGCCAAATTCCGGTAAGCCTTGCGTATATCGTCTGCAGATGCGCTTTTAGAGACACCTAAGACGTTATAATAATCCTTGGGCGGCAATCCTTCTCACCTCGTTAAGTTGTATGAACAGTACGGTAATGTACAATTTAATATAGCATAAATCGAACTCCCTTGTCGAGCTTTTCAGCAGGGTGAAAATCGCTTGCAAAGAGCGTGAAAAATGTGATAATATTTTGAAAAAGTTAACTTTAGGAAGGCTGCCATGGCGTACGATTACAAGCCCGGGGAAGAAGAAGACGTTCTCAAGCGCTACATCATAGTGGCGGTTGTTGTTGTGGTGCTGGCTTTCCTGCTCGTCCTCACGTTGTACGTGGGCCTGGGAATCGACATCGACATGCTGAAGATGCTGTCAAAGCGCATGTCGTTCGATGCCGCCAACATCACGTTCATTTTCGTTTTTGTGCTGGCGGCGTTTGCGCTCTGGGGGCTTTTGCGCGAGCCGGCTGCATCGGATGACGTGCAGAGGCGGCAGACATATTTCATCCTGTTGCTCATTTTCGCCGGACTTCTTCTGGCCGGCACCATCTATTTCCGCTATCTTGCAACGCCGACCCATGAAGTTGTGAAGACCGAGAAATGCCCGCGCTGCGACGGAACGGGCCGGGCGAAGCTGCGGCCGGAATATCCCTGCGGCGAGTGCGACGGTACCGGCTTCGTGACGCCGTAGTGACGTTTTCCTTATGCGAATAATGCATCACATACACCAGATTATCACGCCCACCCCGTTCCCCACCGGGCCGGTCAATTGTTATGTCATCAAAGACGATCCGATTACTCTCATCGATTCCGGATTGAAGATGGATGAAGCGCTCGAGGGTCTGCGGGCGGGGCTGGCTGAAATCGGCCTGCAGTTCAGCGACATCAGGCGCCTTCTGATTACGCATTCGCACCTCGACCACTACGGCCTGATGGCCACAGTGGCGGCGGAAGGTTCTCCGCGGGTGTTTGCACATCCGCTCGAGGTGCACGACCTTGAGAATCCGGAAGGTTATGCCGGCGACGACCACTACTCCCGTCGCACCGAACAGTTTCTGCTCGAAATGGGCCTGCCGCTCGAGTGCCTCGACTCGATCCTGATGCGCCACCCGGTTTTTCAGCAGATGCGAGACCCCATCACCGTCACCGATACCGTTGGCGACGGCGATCGTATCACGTTTGAGCATAGGCAGTTGCTGGTTATCCACTGCCCCGGCCACTCCCCCGGCATGATCAATTTTTATGATGCCTCAGAGCAGATCCTGCTTTCCGGAGATAACCTGCTCAAGCACATCAGTCCGGTACCCCTGATCTATCTTCCGAGAGATGCCTCCGAACCCCGCACCAACAGCCTGGCGGCTTACATAGATTCAATCACAAGGCTGAAAACATTCGATATCGCGTCGGTCCTGCCCGGGCATGGCGAGATCATCAACAACTGCAACACAATCATCGACAGCATTATCGAACACCACCGGCTGCGGAAGGAAAGAGTGTTCGAGTTCCTGAATGGTTCTCCGAAAACGGCCTACGACGTTTGCTGTCACCTGTTTCCCGAAATCAGCCAGGTTCAGATTTACCTCGGCATGTCCGAGGCCGTCGGCCACCTCGACCTGCTGAAGGCAGAGGGCGCGGTCGAGACTGAAATAAACGACGGAAAGTATTATTACCACAGGGTTTTCTGAGGGCGCCAGCGGGAATTCGGGGAAACGAACTGCCCCTGCGACACCGGGGTGGATTCGGTCACGGTCGCGATGGGGACGGACTCCATTTACGGAATTCATGTTTTTATTGAAATTCGTAGAATGGTGGTCCCCAGAGCAAGAACCCGGCGACTCGGGCAGTTTCATTGTCTCCGCCTTTCCTCGAGAATCTGAACCGGGATTTTTCTGCTTGCAAATAAATTATCCAATGCTGTATATTAAACAACCACATCTTGCATAACTGGCGAAATCTCGATTTTCATCCTATTGGCACGGCGCGCTGGGCTCCTGCGCAAATGACCAGTCACACTAACATCGGAGGAAAGCAAGTCCCATTCATCTTCTGTTAGCAGGGCCGAAAGACCCCGCCTCACTCGATCAGGAAAACAGGGAGGAAGCGCCATGGCCTTCTCGAACGAGTATTTCCACCTGTTTGACGATGTCCCCGCCTTCGGCGAGCGCATCGAGCGAAACTACCTGCTTGCATCGAACGGCGGCCGCATCAGCGAGCGGCTTCTTCAATGCATCTGGTATGATCGGCTCTTCGACGAGAGCCGGCTCGAGACGCGCGACGGCAGGCGCATCATTATTCATTCGCCCGGCATGTGGAATCTGGAAGCCGGCCCCGACTTCAAGAACGCCCAGATCACGATCGGACGAGTGCGCCTGTGCGGCGATGTCGAGCTGCACGTCGATTCATCCAGTTGGCGCGCCCACGGTCATGCGAGCGACCCGCAGTACGACAACGTCATT is a genomic window of Candidatus Abyssobacteria bacterium SURF_5 containing:
- a CDS encoding MBL fold metallo-hydrolase — protein: MRIMHHIHQIITPTPFPTGPVNCYVIKDDPITLIDSGLKMDEALEGLRAGLAEIGLQFSDIRRLLITHSHLDHYGLMATVAAEGSPRVFAHPLEVHDLENPEGYAGDDHYSRRTEQFLLEMGLPLECLDSILMRHPVFQQMRDPITVTDTVGDGDRITFEHRQLLVIHCPGHSPGMINFYDASEQILLSGDNLLKHISPVPLIYLPRDASEPRTNSLAAYIDSITRLKTFDIASVLPGHGEIINNCNTIIDSIIEHHRLRKERVFEFLNGSPKTAYDVCCHLFPEISQVQIYLGMSEAVGHLDLLKAEGAVETEINDGKYYYHRVF
- a CDS encoding site-2 protease family protein, which produces MPDLVELLPLYVVLLFSACFHEVAHAWTAYMCGDDTARLSGRLTLNPIVHIDPIGTIIFPLLGLVMGARFLFGWAKPVPVNPSRFRSYRRDDILVSLSGITANLLLALLAASIFRTITTFSGLFMGSAVAGIILKLLYYLMTINVVLAVFNLVPIPPLDGSRVLFHFLPRRAAWQFQKLERYGFILLILFLYVGIFRGILGVPLKIFYVIAGI
- the mnmG gene encoding tRNA uridine-5-carboxymethylaminomethyl(34) synthesis enzyme MnmG, with the translated sequence MYIHPKKYDVIVIGAGHAGCEAALAAAKMGCDTLLLTISLDTLAQMSCNPAIGGLAKGQLTREIDALGGAMAKVIDATGIQFRMLNRGKGPAVWAPRAQADKKAYQLKMKHFLEEAAGLDLKQALVEEITIRDGRVDGVITQTGTKFEGRAVIVTAGTFLRGLIHVGLSQHEAGRAGEFPSRHLSDSLESLGFTLERLKTGTPPRINSNTVDFTAFTEQPGDVPPPPFSFSTEKIERPQVPCYLGYTNESTHRIIRENLDRSPLYSGKIRGIGPRYCPSIEDKVVKFPDKLQHQLFLEPEGLETDELYCNGISTSLPEDVQVKIVQSIRGLEHAEIMRYGYAIEYDFAPPSQIRATMETRRVENLYFAGQINGTSGYEEAAAQGLMAGINAALKLRGEPPLVLERSQAYIGVLIDDLITKEIHEPYRMFTARAEYRLLLRQDNADLRLTPLGHNLGLIDGRAMDRLQKKCERIEDEMNRLKSVRLNPAPAIEKFLLERGTGPLRDGTTLEQLLRRPELDISDVYMLAGASIPERDVAEQLQISVKYEGYIKRQLAHIEKLKRLEDSLIPDSFDYGRVHGLSTEAREKLSRLRPMSLGQASRISGVSPSDISILMIYLKA
- a CDS encoding nucleotidyltransferase, which gives rise to MIQISIEKEKIAEFCRRHHIKKLSFFGSVLREDFTPNSDIDVLVEFEAGHVPGLAFFDIERKLCHLLGRKVDLHTPQFLSRYFRDEVLSEAEVLYDQTR
- a CDS encoding Rrf2 family transcriptional regulator encodes the protein MQITRAAEYAIRGVLYLSLQAEGSVCLLGEISERQQIPPSFLSKIFQNLARAGIVSSSRGTGGGFMLIKDPRDISLLDVVEAIEGPISLNMCLGNGQMCEQRPTCAVHSVWRDAQNHLLDLLKKKSFFDLAETSRRLCEEVAREPQPSD
- the dnaJ gene encoding molecular chaperone DnaJ, with the protein product MPPKDYYNVLGVSKSASADDIRKAYRNLAKKYHPDRNPNNKAAEEKFKQVQEAYDVLGDETKKKQYDQMRDGAFAGFGPGGFQGYTTRPGGGAQFRYEDLSGFGDLGDLFSSIFGFGAGPRAGRGAHGPARGEDAQAEIEVPFEQAVSGGKMTFQISREEDCSRCNGSGMEPGSGSKTCPTCQGRGNVATSQGAFSISRPCPTCLGRGTVGGSACTRCGGTGAVSGTRSIAVNIPPGVSDGSKIRVAGQGQKGTQGGPPGDLILTVRVRQHPRLKRKGSDIYSEVTINLAQAVLGARVQVETLDGPVQLRIPPGMQPGKKLRLKGRGIKKLRGPGRGDHYVEVRVQIPESLSEAEREAFTRFAETAKLKH
- a CDS encoding DUF86 domain-containing protein, with amino-acid sequence MTRHDDLTRYRHMLDHAREAVSMARGRMRGDLDSDRSLNLSLTRLLEVVGEAASRVSKEEQSACPNIPWSQIVSMRNRLIHGYDAVDFDVLWEIVTQDLPPLIAILESFVPEEKQPGGSE
- a CDS encoding DUF1109 family protein, which codes for MAYDYKPGEEEDVLKRYIIVAVVVVVLAFLLVLTLYVGLGIDIDMLKMLSKRMSFDAANITFIFVFVLAAFALWGLLREPAASDDVQRRQTYFILLLIFAGLLLAGTIYFRYLATPTHEVVKTEKCPRCDGTGRAKLRPEYPCGECDGTGFVTP